A genomic region of Fundidesulfovibrio terrae contains the following coding sequences:
- a CDS encoding DVU_1555 family C-GCAxxG-C-C protein: MSGYLLDILPLAAKGYCCSQMLGLLALQARGEENPGLVRALGGLCHGMGQCGRTCGVLSGGACVLSLYLGKGSDEESPSDKADLAVSEFVDWFTERTTPYGGTACAEILGECFEEKPDLSRCAELIGEAWAQILTILTGMGVDPSEAGR; this comes from the coding sequence ATGAGCGGTTATCTCCTGGACATCCTGCCCCTGGCGGCCAAGGGCTACTGCTGCAGCCAGATGCTGGGGCTCCTGGCCCTCCAGGCCCGGGGGGAGGAAAACCCGGGTCTCGTCCGGGCGCTGGGCGGGCTGTGCCACGGCATGGGGCAGTGCGGCAGGACCTGCGGCGTGCTCAGCGGCGGGGCTTGCGTGCTGTCGCTCTACCTGGGCAAGGGTTCGGACGAGGAATCCCCGTCGGACAAGGCCGACCTGGCGGTATCGGAATTCGTGGACTGGTTCACCGAGCGCACCACCCCATACGGCGGAACGGCCTGCGCGGAGATCCTGGGCGAATGCTTCGAGGAGAAGCCGGACCTGAGCCGCTGCGCCGAGCTGATCGGCGAAGCCTGGGCGCAGATCCTGACCATCCTGACCGGCATGGGCGTGGACCCGTCCGAGGCGGGGCGGTAA
- the trsM gene encoding DVU_1556 family methyltransferase, giving the protein MDPVPLFEREAFRDVAGQALRPGGTRLTSLALEHCLLAPGAPVADVGCGRGASLKLLAGQGFTPIGLDPSPRLLAEARELEASGPAGALVRGTAEAIPLRSGAFAAVLCECVLTVTRDPRLALAEMRRILAPGGLLLLTDIYLRDPVDALAPRAAGCASGAVSRPEMEDRLRGAGFCVRVFEDHSRLLAELAGRLVFAGLDRAELGIGCSGAGRPGYYLCIATAEDV; this is encoded by the coding sequence ATGGACCCGGTCCCGCTCTTCGAACGCGAAGCCTTCCGCGACGTGGCCGGGCAAGCCCTGCGCCCGGGCGGTACGCGGCTCACCTCCCTGGCCCTGGAGCACTGCCTGCTCGCGCCGGGAGCGCCCGTGGCCGACGTAGGCTGCGGCCGGGGAGCAAGTCTCAAGCTGCTTGCCGGGCAGGGATTTACCCCCATCGGCCTGGACCCGTCGCCGCGCCTTCTGGCCGAGGCCCGCGAACTGGAAGCGTCTGGCCCGGCCGGCGCGCTGGTGCGGGGCACGGCCGAGGCCATCCCCTTGCGCTCGGGAGCGTTCGCGGCCGTGCTGTGCGAATGCGTGCTCACCGTCACCCGCGATCCGCGTCTGGCGCTCGCGGAAATGCGCCGCATTCTCGCTCCCGGCGGACTCCTCCTGCTGACGGACATCTACCTGCGCGACCCCGTGGACGCCCTCGCTCCCAGGGCGGCCGGGTGCGCCTCCGGGGCCGTGTCCCGGCCCGAGATGGAGGACCGCCTGCGCGGCGCGGGTTTTTGCGTGCGCGTCTTCGAGGACCATAGCAGGCTCCTGGCCGAGCTGGCCGGGCGCCTGGTCTTCGCCGGGCTCGACCGGGCGGAGCTGGGCATCGGCTGCTCGGGCGCGGGCCGGCCCGGCTACTATCTGTGCATCGCGACAGCGGAGGACGTATGA
- a CDS encoding pyridine nucleotide-disulfide oxidoreductase/dicluster-binding protein, which produces MEQQDLRDWERRCIQEEPPWCQAACPIHVDARAFMERMKAGDFDAARKILEKTMPLPAVLGAICDHPCEDVCKRREAGEPLAIGALERACVRLSRPGPKPLVLPGKGKMAGVLGSDLSALTCAWDLIRKGFGVTMIFPGDAPGGRLRAMPEDILPPADLEREIARMSAMGLEFRPGQEFSPQIFEEARRGFDAVFVEYGAPWCPARRDDVDPLTLRCPDAGRGAGPSPSTGPGQEEAGASAVFCGGWPAPDGTFSAISEAADGRRAAASMDRHMSGASLTASREKEGPVATRLFTSLKGVELSARIVPAGAEGLYSAGEAASEAARCLDCQCLECVKVCAYLEHYKGYPKKYARQIYNNAAIVQGVHQANTMINSCSLCGLCAEVCPERFHMGDLCITARRDMVERAKMPPSAHEFALEDMAASNSEGFALARNAPGKDASAFLFFPGCQLAASHPHHAASVYAFLRQRLPGGVGLMLRCCGIPARWAGRDDLFDESAEQLRALWKGLGAPRVITACSSCLAVFRERLPELAPMSLWEAFGQTGLPSPSGARPAGPVAVHDPCTLRHDEPVRQAVRRALRHADVPFEELALSGQFTECCGYGGLMGNANPAMARTVAARRAGETPLDVAASCSMCRDRLSAEGKRAWHVLDFLFPAPETDPAAKGPGFSQRHENRARLKEALLHEVWGEETSGGPDRVAVSYAPGVPELMEERRILREDVQAVLGEAERTGRMFVEKASGRMLASLRPRRVTYWVEYRRESAGLLVTRAWSHRMELTGPAGDGGQGAHSGQTGAGGQHVYLPGDGDWSCSCGTQLVPGPVVAGYLGSAFTITLLTCPGCGLVLAPENLALGKMAEVEQLLEDK; this is translated from the coding sequence ATGGAACAGCAGGATCTGCGCGATTGGGAAAGACGCTGCATCCAGGAGGAGCCGCCCTGGTGCCAGGCGGCCTGCCCCATCCACGTGGACGCGCGCGCCTTCATGGAACGCATGAAGGCCGGAGATTTCGACGCGGCCCGGAAGATTCTCGAAAAGACCATGCCCCTGCCCGCCGTGCTTGGCGCGATCTGCGACCATCCCTGCGAGGACGTGTGCAAGCGGCGCGAGGCCGGCGAGCCGCTGGCCATCGGAGCGCTTGAGCGGGCCTGCGTGCGCCTTTCGCGTCCCGGCCCCAAGCCCCTGGTGCTGCCCGGGAAGGGCAAGATGGCCGGAGTGCTGGGGTCGGACCTCTCCGCCCTGACCTGCGCCTGGGACCTCATCCGCAAGGGCTTCGGCGTCACCATGATTTTCCCCGGCGACGCGCCGGGCGGGCGTCTGCGGGCCATGCCCGAGGATATCCTGCCCCCGGCCGACCTCGAGCGCGAAATCGCCAGGATGTCGGCCATGGGCTTGGAGTTTCGCCCCGGGCAGGAATTTTCGCCCCAGATTTTCGAAGAGGCGCGCCGCGGGTTCGACGCCGTGTTCGTGGAATACGGCGCGCCCTGGTGCCCGGCCCGGCGCGATGACGTGGACCCCCTGACGCTGCGGTGCCCTGACGCGGGCAGGGGCGCGGGACCTTCCCCATCGACAGGCCCCGGGCAGGAAGAAGCCGGGGCATCGGCGGTGTTCTGCGGCGGCTGGCCCGCCCCGGACGGGACGTTTTCGGCCATCTCCGAGGCGGCCGACGGCAGGCGCGCGGCGGCCTCCATGGACCGGCACATGTCCGGGGCGTCGCTCACCGCTTCGCGCGAGAAGGAGGGGCCGGTCGCAACGCGGCTTTTCACCTCGCTCAAAGGGGTGGAGCTAAGCGCCCGGATCGTCCCCGCCGGTGCGGAGGGCCTGTACAGCGCCGGGGAGGCCGCGAGCGAGGCCGCCCGCTGCCTGGACTGCCAGTGCCTGGAGTGCGTCAAGGTCTGCGCCTACCTGGAACACTACAAGGGCTATCCCAAGAAATACGCCCGCCAGATCTACAACAACGCGGCCATCGTCCAGGGCGTGCACCAGGCCAACACCATGATCAACTCGTGCAGCCTGTGCGGGCTGTGCGCCGAGGTCTGCCCGGAGCGCTTCCACATGGGCGATCTGTGCATCACCGCGCGGCGCGACATGGTGGAACGCGCCAAGATGCCCCCGTCCGCCCACGAGTTCGCCCTGGAGGACATGGCCGCGAGCAACAGCGAAGGCTTCGCCCTGGCCAGGAACGCACCGGGCAAGGACGCAAGCGCCTTCCTGTTCTTCCCCGGCTGCCAGCTGGCAGCCTCCCACCCGCACCACGCGGCCTCCGTATACGCCTTCCTGCGGCAGCGCCTGCCGGGCGGGGTGGGACTGATGCTTCGCTGCTGCGGCATTCCGGCCCGGTGGGCAGGGCGCGACGACCTCTTCGATGAGTCCGCCGAACAACTCCGCGCTCTCTGGAAGGGCCTGGGCGCCCCGCGGGTGATCACGGCCTGCTCCTCGTGCCTGGCGGTGTTCCGGGAGCGCCTCCCGGAACTCGCCCCCATGTCCCTCTGGGAAGCCTTCGGGCAGACCGGACTGCCGTCCCCTTCCGGCGCGCGTCCCGCAGGCCCGGTGGCCGTGCACGACCCCTGCACCCTGCGCCACGACGAGCCGGTGCGCCAGGCCGTGCGTCGAGCCCTGCGCCACGCGGATGTCCCCTTCGAGGAACTGGCGCTCTCGGGCCAATTCACCGAGTGCTGCGGCTACGGCGGGCTCATGGGCAACGCCAACCCGGCCATGGCCCGGACCGTGGCCGCGCGCCGGGCCGGGGAGACACCACTGGACGTGGCCGCGTCGTGCTCCATGTGCCGCGACAGGCTGTCCGCCGAGGGCAAACGGGCCTGGCACGTGCTGGACTTCCTCTTTCCCGCTCCGGAAACGGACCCGGCGGCCAAGGGCCCCGGCTTCTCCCAGCGCCACGAGAACCGCGCCCGCCTGAAGGAAGCGCTTTTGCACGAGGTGTGGGGCGAGGAAACCTCGGGCGGACCGGACCGGGTGGCAGTGTCCTACGCGCCGGGCGTACCCGAATTGATGGAGGAACGGCGCATCCTGCGCGAAGACGTTCAGGCCGTGCTGGGCGAGGCCGAGCGCACGGGCCGCATGTTCGTGGAAAAAGCGTCCGGCCGGATGCTGGCCAGCCTCAGGCCCCGGCGTGTGACCTACTGGGTGGAATACCGGCGCGAGAGCGCGGGACTTCTAGTCACGCGGGCCTGGAGCCACCGCATGGAACTCACCGGACCGGCCGGGGATGGAGGCCAGGGGGCGCATTCCGGACAGACCGGCGCGGGCGGCCAGCACGTCTACCTGCCCGGCGACGGCGACTGGTCCTGCTCCTGCGGGACGCAGCTCGTTCCCGGCCCGGTGGTGGCCGGCTATCTGGGCAGCGCCTTCACCATCACCCTGCTCACGTGCCCCGGATGCGGGCTGGTGCTGGCACCGGAGAACCTGGCCCTGGGCAAGATGGCCGAAGTGGAACAGCTGCTGGAGGACAAGTAG